A DNA window from Engystomops pustulosus chromosome 6, aEngPut4.maternal, whole genome shotgun sequence contains the following coding sequences:
- the LOC140065369 gene encoding probable G-protein coupled receptor 33, with translation MSTQPTSSFNNSAPNGTTSAMSASTISLISGTLLFLTSAFGLVVNTLYLWVLWFRMVRNVNTTLFAHLILANLMVTFVFPFAAVYLIKDQNWILGLSLCKLINSLLSVGMYESVFLLTLISLDRYCLVFHPHGYKKYMNPRCASIICLLLWVLAFGLSTPYFIFRQVRYEDNVTICYNDYTLSGKWDEKKMKWVWFTIRLFFSFVMPFSIITICYVKIFIKMKRENLSRSGRPYRIIFIAIVSFFICWTPYHIWYGMSAEKDKFHPSILRSLQALSAGLACINSCFTPVLYLFIVESFKNMFRKSILAIIELVVNETFTSTNHLGGY, from the coding sequence ATGTCAACTCAACCAACTTCAAGCTTTAACAACAGTGCACCTAATGGAACAACAAGTGCAATGTCCGCCTCAACCATCAGCCTTATATCGGGCACACTTCTATTTTTGACATCTGCTTTTGGACTTGTGGTCAACACTTTGTATCTCTGGGTGCTCTGGTTCAGGATGGTCAGAAATGTTAACACCACCCTATTCGCCCACCTAATATTGGCCAACCTTATGGTTACCTTCGTATTCCCTTTTGCCGCAGTCTATTTAATCAAAGATCAGAATTGGATCCTTGGCCTCTCCCTGTGTAAACTAATCAACTCCCTCTTGTCTGTAGGCATGTATGAGTCTGTGTTCCTTCTGACTTTGATTAGTCTAGATCGTTACTGCTTGGTCTTCCACCCACATGGTTACAAAAAGTATATGAACCCTCGTTGTGCTTCCATCATATGCCTTCTGTTGTGGGTTTTAGCTTTTGGTCTTTCAACTCCATACTTCATATTCCGTCAAGTCCGATATGAGGACAATGTAACCATCTGTTACAATGACTACACTCTCTCCGGGAAGTGGGATGAGAAGAAGATGAAGTGGGTCTGGTTCACCATTCGCTTGTTCTTCAGCTTCGTGATGCCCTTCTCAATTATTACAATATGTTACGTAAAAATCTTCATCAAGATGAAGAGAGAGAATTTGTCTCGGTCCGGAAGACCTTACAGAATAATCTTCATCGCTATTGTATCTTTCTTTATCTGCTGGACACCTTACCATATCTGGTATGGAATGAGCGCCGAGAAGGACAAGTTCCATCCAAGCATCCTGAGATCTTTGCAAGCATTATCGGCCGGCCTGGCCTGCATTAACAGTTGTTTCACTCCGGTTCTTTACTTATTTATTGTTGAGAGTTTCAAAAACATGTTCAGGAAGTCTATCTTGGCCATCATTGAGTTGGTGGTCAACGAGACGTTCACCTCCACCAATCATCTAGGGGGGTACTGA
- the LOC140065370 gene encoding probable G-protein coupled receptor 33, with protein MVTLNNSSTFILNISDGSTPQTLSASKLMSSMFLLLTFIFGLVMNSLYLWVLGFRMRKSTNTTWFFHLILGNLVFTLYIPLIAVYDITKPRWILGLFMCKIMNSLISLDMYLVIFVLTMISVDRFCLVFHPLWYRKYMNPQKASAICLFLWILALLFTSPYLVFRKLKDESNITTCYNDYGLYGRWNKQQVKWIMFSTRLFLGFIIPFTIISICYLKIIYKIRKENLVKSKNPYKIISIAIVSFFVSWAPYHLWYGMSAAEEGLFPKSLLDTLQVLTICLICINSCFTPIMYLFIVENFKMMFRNSLLDLIELVLNETFSNRSLES; from the coding sequence ATGGTGACCCTCAACAATTCATCAACCTTTATTCTAAACATCAGTGATGGGTCGACCCCTCAGACCCTCTCAGCCTCGAAGCTGATGTCATCGATGTTCTTGCTCCTCACCTTTATTTTTGGATTGGTCATGAATTCTTTATATCTTTGGGTTCTTGGCTTCAGGATGAGAAAAAGTACAAACACAACTTGGTTTTTTCATCTCATTCTTGGCAATCTGGTTTTTACCCTCTATATCCCACTCATTGCGGTTTATGATATTACGAAGCCACGGTGGATTTTAGGATTATTTATGTGCAAAATAATGAATTCTTTGATTTCGCTTGACATGTATTTGGTCATTTTTGTCCTGACAATGATCAGTGTTGATCGCTTCTGTCTGGTTTTTCACCCCCTGTGGTACCGGAAATACATGAACCCACAAAAAGCTTCTGCTATCTGcctgtttttgtggattttggctCTTTTATTCACTTCTCCATATCTAGTATTCCGAAAATTGAAGGATGAGAGTAACATCACCACATGTTACAATGACTATGGTCTTTATGGACGGTGGAACAAGCAACAAGTAAAGTGGATTATGTTCAGTACCCGGCTGTTTTTGGGATTCATCATCCCTTTCACGATTATTTCTATATGTTACCTCAAGATCATCTACAAAATAAGGAAAGAAAACCTGGTAAAGTCTAAGAACCCTTACAAGATCATCAGCATTGCTATTGTATCCTTCTTCGTATCCTGGGCACCCTACCACCTATGGTATGGGATGAGCGCTGCTGAAGAGGGTCTTTTCCCAAAAAGTCTCCTAGATACCTTGCAAGTTTTAACAATTTGTTTAATTTGCATCAATAGTTGTTTCACACCAATAATGTATCTATTTATTGTGGAGAACTTCAAAATGATGTTTAGAAATTCTCTTTTGGACCTTATTGAGTTAGTCCTTAATGAAACCTTCAGCAACCGAAGTCTTGAATCTTGA